The Aphidius gifuensis isolate YNYX2018 linkage group LG2, ASM1490517v1, whole genome shotgun sequence DNA window atttttaatttatcacttgtagtttgtaatttaaaaatataataatatcattaaaatcacAGTAATTAACAGTAGATAATCactaaaaatatctatttaaaaaaaaaaaaaaaaaaaaaagtatttaaagctttatataaaaagaaaaaaaaagtaaataattaaataaatttcacgCAGCCGGAAagtgttataaaaaaagtcGTTAAAAAAAAGGTCAAAAGAAAAGTAAGAAAAATGAGAGGATATTCAGATTCAGACACAGATGATGAATACGATGGCGACTTGGTAAGATCACAgccttaaaaaacaaaaaaaaaataaaaaccaacagTTAATAATTAGgtcaactaaaaaataaatatagataaacaaaaattaattaatttttagcttctatttttgaatttatattctttttttttttttttattccctgttgattattaataattattaatttttttttttgttttttataatccaAGGACAGTTTAACAAATGTGCcaacaaaatttacatttggTATTCAAAGCCATGTAcatattataacaataaaaatgtcagcaagtttgataatgataatagaatttattataatttataacactcttttttttcttcttttttttttttgttattaattttttattacaacacAAACACAACACACAAACAGCCTACTGTTATGCaaaattatttccattatattgtatttatttttgaaattaattctacacttgttgaattttttattttaaatttgagagacaaaattatatgtaattttagaatttaaatgCGTGTATGTAATCATCACTTGGATAATTTTCTTCAATCAATTTTGttgtacaattaaattttttatttagtatattttatgctttataaaataaaccagttaatcatgataaattaaatttttttattaataattatcatagtTGAATAATATTCACAAGAGTATAGAAAAATCCACTTGTCGATTTTTTCCAAGCTTTCACTGCTCTGTATTATGTCACGATAATTTTAAGTATACATGAGTCACCTGAatactttttgatttttgaatttGCATGTCTTCCTTATGTTGTGAAAGTTGAATACATATAGACACATAATTTAAtcgattaaattattttctatttcaatatttaaattacaatatttatcgaaattttttaaaatatattttttctctttatatataattccacgaaaattaaattaatattaatatatgttaatatatattattattaatttaatcatattatttgttggttaataaaaatattatttaaatatacattacacatatttcaattattttaaaaaaataaacagtgaCTCATTTTACTGACACACATTTAGTTAATCTTTTCAACAGACGTGcacgtatattttttatatatttttatttcttcataatcagtctaaaaaaatatttataaatatatatttattgataatatatattttgttgtttatttagaattataaattttttaaacgactaaaaaaaatacattaattaacgtttttaatttttttctttttctgggtttttaaaattttttttttcttttaaaattttttttaaagtaatgATAACAgtacttgaatttaattgtttttataaattttttttcctctataattttgataacatagctcttatcatttaaaataaaaatatctttattttttgaaaaattattaaatttatttcctcaaaaatcaacaacaaaatagtAACAGaaagtagaaaataaaaaaatgatgaattaagTATGTTTATTGGAGAGATGGCCTCGATTATTGTCGATGATTCGAATAGATTAAAAATGCCACAGGTGCGTTCTCCATCAATGGACTATGGACCCTTGCGCAATTTCAAACAGACTGTAGcaaatgagagaaaaaaaatactaaaaaattctcaataaACTTTATAGTAATATTTCTCtcttaattaacaatttgttgaatttattttgctaATATTTCCAATGATTCCTGTAGACATTTCTCAGCTCATGATGAATCAGatgaatcaattttatcaatcaattattCAAGTTGACAAACGTATTTATccagtaaaattattgttggaaAAActagttgtattattttatttataaataattattatctttttttttttttgtagttttattattatgatttaatcAGAGGAAGTAGCGGAAGTAAttacatagtaaaaaaaaaactacgagGACGAATATATTCGTCCTTGATTTACCATGACatttgtaaatgattttttaaagtatttattatttttagtcttgatattggtaattattttatctgacactttaagataaatttaaaatggaatAATTTAAGTAATTATTACATGTacttataaattaaacaacaaaaattagcAGTGTTGTTTGACACTTCCTGTCCAAGGCGTGatatatgtattaaatttttttttgttattaaatttgaaatatatcaGGGTCaatatttagataaaaaaataaatgatatgatattttgtaattttacaaaatataaagctaatattactgtattttttttttgcttctatttttttttttttttcttttaatatttgttgacTCATGCAAACCGGAAATGCTAATCAACTGAAAGAGTGGACTTTCCTTCTTCTCCAGggtaagataaataataacacgAGTTTgtagttaaatatatatattttttattaaggaaaatatttgcaaatatattaactgttttaaaattaaaactgcaatgataatgaaagagttgaaataaatttaaaagaggtaaataaaaataaattacaggTGTTACAATGCAGTCGAAGAAATATCTGGCAtgtaagaaatttaaaaaaaaaaaagatttgtcGTTTAATACACCTCATTATTTGTGTGTCACaagcaaaatatttatatatttttgaattttttacattcacAATGaacatttattgatgaaaaaaaattatttttcttatttttttataaatgaaattatgtattttttataaaacacgCTTTTAATTTgcactttttaataaatgtaaaaaacaatttacatttttacatgatgaaaaagtatttaaatttgtacaaGCACctgtttgttttaaaattaaatgattattcatatttatttacaggTAATGAGTCAAgaagttaaaaaagaaaatccaCTTCAATTTAAATTCCGTGCCAAATTTTATCCTGAGGATGTTGCTGAAGAACTCATACAAGATATTACTCTGCGATTATTTTATCTTCAGGTATGATGAAAATGTTGTCTTGTTTATtcgaaaacaaaaatattgattgataatttttttgtttgataggtaaaaaatgcaattttaaCTGATGAAATATATTGTCCACCTGAAACATCAGTTTTATTGGCATCATATGCAGTACAAGCAAGACATGGTGATTTTCAAAAGGCTCTTCATGTAGCTGGTTTTTTGTCAAATGATCGTCTTCTTCCTCAGCGTGTTATGGATCAACATAAAATGAGCAAAGACGAATGGGAAAGTTCAATAACAACATGGTGGCAAGAACATCGTGGTATGTTACGTGAAGATGCCATGAtggagtatttaaaaattgctcAGGATTTAGAAATGTATggagttaattattttgaaataagaaataaaaaaggaacAGAATTATGGCTTGGTGTTGATGCACttggtttaaatatttatgaaaaagatgataaattaacacCAAAAATTGGTTTTCCATGGTCTGAAATACGTAACATatcatttaatgataaaaaatttataattaaaccaattgataaaaaagcaccagattttgtattttttgcaCCACGTGTTAAgattaataaaagaatattaGCATTGTGTATGGGCAATCATGAATTGTATATGCGTAGACGTAAACCAGATACAATTGATGTACAACAAATGAAAGCACAAGCacgtgatgaaaaaattgcaaaacaacaacaacgtgaaaaattacaattagaaATTGAAGCTAGAGAAAgagctgaaaaaaaacaacaagaatatgaaaaaaaattaagaagtATGACTGAAGAAATGGAAAGGCGGCaagatgaattaaataaagctCAAGAAATGATTAGACGTCTTGAAGAACAACTTAAACAACTTCAAGTTGCTAAAGAAGAACTTGAAAATCGTCAAATGGAATTAACAGCAATGATGGAAAAACTTGAACGTTCACATGAAATGGAAGCTGCTGAACGTGCTAAATTAGAACAAGAAATACGTGCTAAACAAGAAGAAGTTTTACGTATACAATCTGAAGTTGAAGCTAAAGATACTGAGGCAAGAAGATTACAAGAAGAAGTTGAAGAAGCCAGGTAATTAAAACAaccaaaaaacaaacaaaaaacaatcatcaatagtgtctttattatttttatttatttatttaattattttgtttgttgtaGACTTCGACAAGAAGAAGCTGATAAAGCATTCCAAGCAAGTACAACTCCATCTCATCATCATGTTAAAGAAAATGAAGAATGTGAAGAAGAAGGTGATGATGAAGTACCAATGGGTGATGTTACAAAAGATCTTGCAACTGATGAAACAATCATTGATCCAATTGAAGAACGTAGAACACATGCTGAAAGAAATGAACGTCTTCATGATCAACTCAAggtaaataatcatcaacattatagcaaaataattatcatttaatttttatttaatttaattaatattttttttaattaggtaTTGAAAGAAGATCTTGCTCAATCTCGTGATGAAACAAAAGAAACAGTTATGGATAAAATCCATCGAGAAAATGTTCGTCAAGGTCGTGACAAATACAAGACACTTCGTGAAATTCGTAAAGGCAACACTAAACGTCGTGTTGATCAATTTGAAAACATGTAAATgtcaaataacaaaacaaaaaaaaaaaaaaacagaaacaaaaaagatacaatcttttttaattttaatctctGTTTTAAAATCGATCTagcatgtttttttatctttttttttttttgtattaatacaatttaaaaaacagaggtcaattattaaaaacaaaaaaaaaaaaaaatcatataataaccaaactcaaatgaaaaaataataaaaaaaaaaaaaatagtaatttttattttcctaataaaaaatgaataataaacttgatttattatattaataatattaaattctatcgtgggaaaaataataataatttaacatcgcATATCAGAGAATAAAATAAGCaaacttaattaataaaaattattcaatgagatttttttacaTCTCAATTAGTCTGCCcggttgttttttaattattttcaagtcttttaaaaaatataataatttaatatccatttatttgtttaaagaaaactcaatgaaaaaaagtccaataaaaatgataaaaacatgtaaattattttaaaaaacatcacttaatttttttattattttcttgaaatatactctgataatttgttgattgttggctaattaaaaatatgccCTGGCAGGCCTGCCTTGaactataaacaaaaaagtaaataataaagcttaaattttataagaaaaataaaataaaataaaaaaaaacgtggcCTTTTTAGTGGGTAATTAGTTATAGCTTAGGGACTAATCCACCCGGTGGTGGTAAtgtcttaatttttattttgtttattttttttttcccaaatattttttgaaata harbors:
- the LOC122850115 gene encoding moesin/ezrin/radixin homolog 1 isoform X3; protein product: MVAGSKMMNVRVTTMDAELEFAIQQATTGKQLFDQVVKTIGLREVWFFGLQYTDIKGDLTWIKLYKKVMSQEVKKENPLQFKFRAKFYPEDVAEELIQDITLRLFYLQVKNAILTDEIYCPPETSVLLASYAVQARHGDFQKALHVAGFLSNDRLLPQRVMDQHKMSKDEWESSITTWWQEHRGMLREDAMMEYLKIAQDLEMYGVNYFEIRNKKGTELWLGVDALGLNIYEKDDKLTPKIGFPWSEIRNISFNDKKFIIKPIDKKAPDFVFFAPRVKINKRILALCMGNHELYMRRRKPDTIDVQQMKAQARDEKIAKQQQREKLQLEIEARERAEKKQQEYEKKLRSMTEEMERRQDELNKAQEMIRRLEEQLKQLQVAKEELENRQMELTAMMEKLERSHEMEAAERAKLEQEIRAKQEEVLRIQSEVEAKDTEARRLQEEVEEARLRQEEADKAFQASTTPSHHHVKENEECEEEGDDEVPMGDVTKDLATDETIIDPIEERRTHAERNERLHDQLKVLKEDLAQSRDETKETVMDKIHRENVRQGRDKYKTLREIRKGNTKRRVDQFENM
- the LOC122850115 gene encoding moesin/ezrin/radixin homolog 1 isoform X4, whose product is MPKSMNVRVTTMDAELEFAIQQATTGKQLFDQVVKTIGLREVWFFGLQYTDIKGDLTWIKLYKKVMSQEVKKENPLQFKFRAKFYPEDVAEELIQDITLRLFYLQVKNAILTDEIYCPPETSVLLASYAVQARHGDFQKALHVAGFLSNDRLLPQRVMDQHKMSKDEWESSITTWWQEHRGMLREDAMMEYLKIAQDLEMYGVNYFEIRNKKGTELWLGVDALGLNIYEKDDKLTPKIGFPWSEIRNISFNDKKFIIKPIDKKAPDFVFFAPRVKINKRILALCMGNHELYMRRRKPDTIDVQQMKAQARDEKIAKQQQREKLQLEIEARERAEKKQQEYEKKLRSMTEEMERRQDELNKAQEMIRRLEEQLKQLQVAKEELENRQMELTAMMEKLERSHEMEAAERAKLEQEIRAKQEEVLRIQSEVEAKDTEARRLQEEVEEARLRQEEADKAFQASTTPSHHHVKENEECEEEGDDEVPMGDVTKDLATDETIIDPIEERRTHAERNERLHDQLKVLKEDLAQSRDETKETVMDKIHRENVRQGRDKYKTLREIRKGNTKRRVDQFENM
- the LOC122850115 gene encoding moesin/ezrin/radixin homolog 1 isoform X1; the encoded protein is MVAGSKMMNVRVTTMDAELEFAIQQATTGKQLFDQVVKTIGLREVWFFGLQYTDIKGDLTWIKLYKKSGLSFFSRVMSQEVKKENPLQFKFRAKFYPEDVAEELIQDITLRLFYLQVKNAILTDEIYCPPETSVLLASYAVQARHGDFQKALHVAGFLSNDRLLPQRVMDQHKMSKDEWESSITTWWQEHRGMLREDAMMEYLKIAQDLEMYGVNYFEIRNKKGTELWLGVDALGLNIYEKDDKLTPKIGFPWSEIRNISFNDKKFIIKPIDKKAPDFVFFAPRVKINKRILALCMGNHELYMRRRKPDTIDVQQMKAQARDEKIAKQQQREKLQLEIEARERAEKKQQEYEKKLRSMTEEMERRQDELNKAQEMIRRLEEQLKQLQVAKEELENRQMELTAMMEKLERSHEMEAAERAKLEQEIRAKQEEVLRIQSEVEAKDTEARRLQEEVEEARLRQEEADKAFQASTTPSHHHVKENEECEEEGDDEVPMGDVTKDLATDETIIDPIEERRTHAERNERLHDQLKVLKEDLAQSRDETKETVMDKIHRENVRQGRDKYKTLREIRKGNTKRRVDQFENM
- the LOC122850115 gene encoding moesin/ezrin/radixin homolog 1 isoform X2, translating into MPKSMNVRVTTMDAELEFAIQQATTGKQLFDQVVKTIGLREVWFFGLQYTDIKGDLTWIKLYKKSGLSFFSRVMSQEVKKENPLQFKFRAKFYPEDVAEELIQDITLRLFYLQVKNAILTDEIYCPPETSVLLASYAVQARHGDFQKALHVAGFLSNDRLLPQRVMDQHKMSKDEWESSITTWWQEHRGMLREDAMMEYLKIAQDLEMYGVNYFEIRNKKGTELWLGVDALGLNIYEKDDKLTPKIGFPWSEIRNISFNDKKFIIKPIDKKAPDFVFFAPRVKINKRILALCMGNHELYMRRRKPDTIDVQQMKAQARDEKIAKQQQREKLQLEIEARERAEKKQQEYEKKLRSMTEEMERRQDELNKAQEMIRRLEEQLKQLQVAKEELENRQMELTAMMEKLERSHEMEAAERAKLEQEIRAKQEEVLRIQSEVEAKDTEARRLQEEVEEARLRQEEADKAFQASTTPSHHHVKENEECEEEGDDEVPMGDVTKDLATDETIIDPIEERRTHAERNERLHDQLKVLKEDLAQSRDETKETVMDKIHRENVRQGRDKYKTLREIRKGNTKRRVDQFENM